In Acaryochloris marina S15, a single genomic region encodes these proteins:
- a CDS encoding DUF2797 domain-containing protein — protein sequence MQGTLRKMKTKLNEVVEYTLPVGDQLLLLNPLLNQHLELEFLGQIYCQNCGRKTNKSFSQGHCYPCMKSLAACDMCILKPEQCHFHKGTCREPEWGQRNCMVDHVVYLANTSALKVGITRHSQIPARWIDQGATEALPIYLVKSRYISGLVEVKLAQLMADKTNWRGMLKGNNDPIPLQEKAHEVGLQIKDTIFELLNEYGDNAIQKLNAAVTEINYPVNIFPQKISSFNFEKAPLVSGTLIGIKGQYLIFDTGVINIRKFTGYEIEIRA from the coding sequence ATGCAAGGTACCTTGCGCAAAATGAAAACGAAACTCAATGAGGTTGTTGAATATACTTTGCCAGTAGGTGATCAGTTACTACTATTAAATCCACTTCTCAATCAGCATCTAGAATTAGAGTTTTTAGGTCAGATCTATTGCCAAAATTGTGGACGGAAAACGAATAAAAGTTTTTCGCAAGGTCACTGTTATCCATGTATGAAAAGCCTTGCCGCTTGTGATATGTGCATCTTAAAACCCGAGCAATGTCACTTCCATAAAGGCACTTGTAGAGAACCGGAATGGGGTCAACGCAATTGTATGGTTGATCATGTCGTCTACCTCGCCAACACATCAGCGTTGAAGGTGGGTATCACGCGACACTCGCAGATTCCAGCTCGCTGGATTGATCAAGGTGCAACAGAAGCATTACCTATTTATCTCGTGAAATCTCGGTATATTTCTGGCTTAGTTGAAGTTAAATTAGCTCAGCTCATGGCAGATAAAACAAACTGGCGAGGCATGTTGAAGGGTAACAATGACCCGATTCCACTGCAAGAAAAAGCTCATGAGGTTGGGCTACAGATTAAAGACACCATCTTTGAACTCTTGAATGAATACGGCGATAATGCAATACAAAAGTTGAATGCCGCTGTCACGGAGATAAACTACCCAGTAAACATATTTCCACAGAAAATATCTTCGTTTAATTTTGAAAAAGCACCACTGGTGAGTGGAACTTTGATCGGTATTAAAGGACAGTATTTAATATTCGATACGGGTGTCATCAATATTCGGAAGTTCACTGGATATGAAATCGAAATCCGTGCTTAA